In one window of Geotrypetes seraphini chromosome 3, aGeoSer1.1, whole genome shotgun sequence DNA:
- the LOC117357266 gene encoding LOW QUALITY PROTEIN: uncharacterized protein LOC117357266 (The sequence of the model RefSeq protein was modified relative to this genomic sequence to represent the inferred CDS: inserted 7 bases in 5 codons): protein MPLRQVPFTNSPDAAENPRPPNVTLVYQPFSTTDLYNWKSHCPPYSEKPQATTDLITSIIQTHRPTWSDCQQLLLCLLNTEDRKRVLQEAQARAQLSADAGDPNWVNTHFPTVDPQWEPNNDAQSTHLNHYRQYILEGLRAASRKPTKIAKVSEVLQKSDESPAAFYECLCDAYRTFTPFDPEKPENLRMDNTSFSGSPRLASNIPPFVVTLKASATPVSIKQYRIYQAALQGIHIYLSRLLDCGFLVPCKSPWNTPLLPVLKPGDPPDYHPVQDLRAVNCLTEDIHPTVPNPYTLLGLVTPSATHFTVLDLKNAFFCCRLAPSSQPIFAFQWENPHTGQVSQVTLTCLPQCFKNSPTLFSTVLASDLTQFSPSPDSLVLQLVLCSLSASACREDTRCLLWFLLQCEYRVSLRKAQLCQPRVTYLSFHITQGTRTLPQSRVQAICSLPPPHVRKSLSTFLGIAGYCRIWIPNFSTIARALYDSTXDPFTWTTSQEQSFRCLQRLLXSGPVLGIPDPSKPFQFYIHKKSGIAAGVLIQFLGSWRRPIAYLSCQLDPVAAGWPPCLQAVAAVSDLLQHANKLTFGQHVDLFVHYCVTNLLAYKGSLWLTSEHLLKYQALRXNPQVSLAVSSFLDPSTLLPVSPNPVTHNCLDTVDLVYSFRPDLTEIPFRDPDFTLFTDGSSSVTPSDTRVAGYAVVTATSPLLMGPLPTSTSAQEAELYALTSALRYADSKSCNIYTDSKYAFLTLHAHGAIWKHRGFITASSHLIYHTPXILDLLEAIQLPSSVAVKHCRAHRRVTDLVSRGNTLDNRTAQTASLCPPPSAPLYTITPFLANLSPRYTSQEQTWARTLSGQSVLKGGHLLVFTDTLTRWVEVFSTRTERAQEVIKHLLNXTYPIHGLPVSIGNDNGPAFVAEVVQQTAQALQIDWKLHVAYHPQSSDQVERMNMTLKILLTKQIEETNLPWPVLLPSVLLQIRCTPTKPIGLSPFELVFGRPPPIVNPDPGSITILGSDILQSQVQSLARTLQELHKWILERAPLPIATQVHGYVPGDTVWLKTWKSDPLVPKWKGPFTVLISSPIAVKVSVHETWFHYSRTKPAATWQTIPGNTDLQLKITRNPTKF from the exons ATGCCCCTCCGTCAAGTTCCTTTCACTAACTCACCGGACGCTGCCGAAAATCCTAGGCCACCCAATGTAACTCTTGTATACCAGCCCTTCAGTACCACTGACTTGTATAACTGGAAGTCTCACTGTCCCCCGTATTCAGAAAAACCCCAGGCTACTACTGACCTCATTACCTCTATAATCCAAACCCACCGCCCCACTTGGTCAGATTGTCAGCAACTGTTGTTATGTTTGTTGAATACTGAGGACCGGAAACGCGTCCTCCAGGAGGCACAGGCTAGAGCCCAATTGAGTGCAGATGCAGGAGACCCCAACTGGGTCAATACTCATTTTCCGACAGTTGATCCTCAATGGGAGCCTAATAATGATGCCCAAAGCACGCATCTAAACCATTATCGCCAGTATATCCTGGAAGGCTTGAGGGCTGCATCCCGGAAACCCACAAAAATTGCGAAGGTTTCTGAAGTCCTACAGAAATCGGACGAGTCCCCCGCTGCCTTCTATGAATGCTTGTGTGATGCTTACCGGACCTTTACCCCTTTTGACCCTGAGAAACCAGAAAACTTGCGAATGGATAATACTTCCTTC TCTGGGTCTCCTCGACTGGCATCTAACATCCCTCCTTTTGTTGTCACTCTGAAAGCCTCTGCTACACCTGTTTCTATTAAGCAGTATCGTATTTATCAGGCTGCACTCCAGGGAATACACATATACTTGTCCCGACTACtagactgtgggtttttggtcccTTGTAAGTCACCTTGGAACACCCCCTTACTTCCAGTTCTGAAGCCAGGAGACCCTCCCGATTATCATCCAGTTCAAGATTTGCGGGCTGTTAACTGCCTCACTGAGGATATTCACCCCACGGTCCCCAACCCTTACACTCTTTTAGGGCTGGTTACCCCTTCTGCCACACACTTTACTGTCCTTGATCTTAAGAACGCATTTTTCTGTTGCCGTCTAGCTCCCTCCAGCCAGCCCATCTTTGCTTTTCAATGGGAAAACCCGCATACAGGCCAAGTCTCCCAAGTAACCTTGACCTGTCTCCCTCAGTGTTTTAAAAATAGCCCCACCCTGTTCAGCACTGTTCTTGcttctgatctgacccagttctcCCCTTCCCCTGATTCACTGGTCCTACAACTGGTCCTCTGTTCCCTGTCTGCCTCTGCTTGTCGGGAAGACACCCGCTGTCTCCTCTGGTTCCTTCTTCAGTGTGAGTACCGTGTATCTCTCCGTAAAGCCCAGTTGTGCCAGCCCCGTGTTACTTACCTCAGCTTCCACATCACTCAGGGCACCAGGACCCTTCCCCAGTCGCGTGTCCAGGCAATCTGTAGTCTCCCACCACCCCATGTCCGCAAGAGCCTCAGTACTTTCCTTGGTATTGCTGGTTACTGCCGTATCTGGATCCCCAATTTCTCCACAATTGCCCGTGCCCTATATGACTCTA TAGACCCTTTCACCTGGACTACATCACAGGAACAATCCTTCCGTTGTCTCCAGAGACTCC ACTCAGGCCCAGTTCTTGGCATCCCTGACCCTTCTAAACCTTTTCAATTCTACATTCACAAAAAATCTGGAATTGCGGCCGGGGTACTCATCCAGTTCCTTGGCTCTTGGAGGAGACCCATTGCCTATCTCTCTTGCCAATTGGACCCCGTCGCTGCTGGTTGGCCTCCCTGTCTTCAGGCCGTCGCCGCCGTTTCTGATCTCCTGCAGCATGCTAACAAACTTACTTTCGGTCAACATGTCGACCTTTTTGTTCATTACTGTGTCACCAATCTCTTAGCATATAAAGGTTCCCTCTGGCTCACCAGTGAGCACCTCCTCAAGTATCAGGCGTTGCG AAATCCTCAGGTCTCACTTGCTGTTTCATCCTTCCTGGACCCCTCCACTCTACTCCCGGTCTCCCCTAATCCTGTTACACATAATTGTCTTGACACTGTGGATCTTGTTTATTCCTTCCGTCCAGATCTCACTGAAATTCCTTTTAGGGACCCTGATTTTACCCTTTTCACAGATGGCAGCTCCTCTGTCACACCTTCTGATACCCGAGTAGCTGGCTATGCAGTAGTTACTGCCACTTCTCCCTTGCTGATGGGGCCCCTCCCCACCAGTACATCTGCTCAGGAAGCTGAACTGTATGCTCTCACGTCTGCCCTGCGGTATGCTGATTCCAAGTCCTGCAATATATATACTGATTCTAAATATGCCTTCCTTACCTTGCATGCCCAcggggccatctggaaacatcgggGTTTCATTACCGCTTCTAGTCACCTGATCTACCACACCC TTATCCTCGACCTTCTTGAGGCCATACAACTACCCTCAAGTGTTGCTGTTAAGCACTGCCGTGCTCACAGAcgcgtgacggaccttgtctctcgtggcaatacCCTGGACAATCGTACTGCTCAGACTGCTAGTCTATGTCCCCCTCCTTCAGCCCCCCTCTACACTATCACCCCCTTCCTTGCCAACCTTTCCCCTCGATATACTTCTCAGGAGCAGACTTGGGCCCGTACACTctcgggccagtctgtcctgaaaggggg TCACCTTCTAGTCTTTACAGACACTCTAACCAGGTGGGTTGAAGTCTTCTCCACTCGCACTGAACGCGCCCAAGAAGTAATTAAACACCTCCTGAA TACATATCCCATACATGGCCTCCCTGTATCCATAGGCAATGATAATGGCCCTGCCTTCGTAGCTGAAGTCGTTCAGCAAACGGCCCAGGCACTccaaatagactggaaactacACGTGGCGTACCACCCCCAGAGTTCAGATCAAGTTGAAAGAATGAACATGACTCTGAAAATCTTGCTCACAAAGCAGATTGAAGAAACCAACTTGCCTTGGCCAGTCCTGTTGCCCTCTGTCCTACTGCAGATCAGATGCACTCCAACTAAACCCATCGGATTGAGTCCCTTTGAACTTGTGTTTGGCCGACCGCCCCCAATTGTGAACCCCGACCCTGGATCCATTACTATCCTGGGTTCAGACATCCTCCAGAGCCAGGTTCAGTCCCTAGCTAGAACCCTCCAAGAACTGCATAAATGGATTCTAGAGCGAGCTCCCTTACCAATAGCCACTCAGGTTCATGGATATGTCCCTGGGGACACAGTATGGCTAAAAACCTGGAAGTCAGACCCTCTAGTACCTAAATGGAAAGGGCCTTTCACTGTTCTAATTTCTTCTCCCATTGCTGTTAAGGTGTCCGTACATGAAACATGGTTCCACTACAGCAGGACTAAACCCGCTGCTACATGGCAGACCATCCCGGGCAACACAGATCTGCAGCTAAAGATCACCAGGAACCCAACAAAATTTTGA